The proteins below are encoded in one region of Aequorivita iocasae:
- a CDS encoding M23 family metallopeptidase, with amino-acid sequence MSKVKYYYDSETLSYRKIEKKKGRKLKIFVLSLLGMFLSGFLLLLVYINLPSVQTPKELALQRELNNMQLQFELLNKKIEQAQAVLAEVEDRDNNLYRVYFESNPIPEEQRKAGFGGINRYKDLEGFNNSKLIINTTRNLDILTKQIVVQSKSLDEIVRLAEEKEKLLAAIPAIQPVKNEDLTRMASGYGYRTDPFTKARKFHYGMDFTAPRGTPVYATGDGKVTRADNTATGYGNHVVIDHGYGYESLYAHLYKYNVRPGQKVQRGDIIGFVGSTGRSEAPHCHYEVFKDGERINPINFYYGSLTSEEFAEILRKSQEENQSLD; translated from the coding sequence ATGTCTAAGGTTAAATATTACTACGATAGCGAAACGCTTTCGTACCGAAAAATAGAAAAGAAAAAAGGCCGAAAACTAAAGATTTTCGTTCTGAGTCTGTTGGGTATGTTTCTAAGTGGTTTTTTGCTGCTTTTAGTCTATATAAACCTACCATCAGTTCAAACCCCCAAGGAGTTGGCGCTACAGCGTGAGCTGAACAATATGCAGCTTCAATTTGAACTTTTAAACAAAAAAATAGAGCAAGCACAGGCAGTACTTGCTGAAGTTGAGGATAGGGACAACAATCTGTATCGTGTATATTTTGAATCAAATCCAATTCCGGAGGAGCAGCGTAAAGCGGGTTTTGGAGGTATAAACCGTTACAAGGATTTAGAAGGATTTAATAATTCAAAATTAATCATAAACACAACCCGCAATTTGGATATTTTGACGAAACAGATTGTTGTACAGTCCAAATCATTAGACGAAATAGTAAGACTTGCAGAAGAAAAGGAAAAACTATTGGCCGCCATTCCTGCCATTCAGCCTGTAAAAAACGAAGACCTTACACGAATGGCTTCTGGCTACGGTTACCGTACAGATCCATTTACAAAAGCGAGAAAGTTTCATTACGGAATGGATTTTACCGCTCCGCGAGGAACACCCGTATATGCCACCGGAGACGGCAAAGTTACACGTGCTGACAATACTGCCACGGGCTATGGAAACCACGTGGTGATAGATCACGGATATGGGTATGAAAGTCTCTATGCGCACCTTTACAAATACAATGTTCGTCCAGGACAAAAGGTACAGCGCGGCGACATTATAGGTTTTGTAGGAAGTACTGGAAGAAGCGAGGCGCCTCATTGTCATTACGAAGTATTTAAAGATGGCGAACGCATTAACCCGATTAATTTTTACTATGGAAGTTTGACTTCGGAAGAATTTGCTGAAATTTTGAGAAAATCTCAAGAAGAAAACCAATCTTTAGACTAA
- the alaS gene encoding alanine--tRNA ligase: MNSKETRSKFLEFFKSKQHLIVPSAPMVVKNDPTLMFTNSGMAPFKEYFLGNGKPKSNRIADTQKCLRVSGKHNDLEEVGMDTYHHTMFEMLGNWSFGDYFKKEAIEWAWELLTEVYKIDKEILYVTIFEGDESEGLERDTEAYNFWKQFVPEDRILNGNKKDNFWEMGDQGPCGPCSEIHVDIRSAEEKAKIPGKDLVNNDHPQVVEIWNLVFMQFNRKANGSLEKLPAQHVDTGMGFERLCMVLQGKQSNYDTDVFMPLIREIETITDSKYGKNEKKDIATRVIADHVRAVAFSIADGQLPSNTGAGYVIRRILRRAIRYGFTFLDKKEPFIYKLIDTLSAQMGDAFPELINEKNLITNVIREEEQSFLRTLDQGLVLLENVIETADSKEISGKKAFELYDTFGFPIDLTALILRERGYSLNEKEFDAELQQQKDRSRAATKVETGDWVVLEKDDVEEFVGYDTLETQVRITKYRKVESKKEGEMYQLVFNLTPFYPEGGGQVGDKGYLEAADGGVTYILDTKKENNLIIHFTKTLPRNVETTFKAVVDEKQRNRTASNHTATHLLHQGLRNILGEHVAQKGSMVHSRNLRFDFSHFAKVSDEELKQVEDFVNARIREGIALEERRNIPYQQAIDEGAIALFGEKYGDSVRAIKFGKSMELCGGTHVPNTNDIWHFIITSEGAVASGIRRIEAITGDAAKQYFIDRSESFALLQKALNNAQDPVKAVESLQEENSNLQKQIQQLLKDKAKNLKGELKAEIAQINGVNFLAKKIDLDAGGMKDLAFEMGGETENLFLVFGAEHDGKALLACYISKELATGKKLDAGKIVRELGKCIQGGGGGQPFFATAGGKNPAGIEEALEKAKDFLK; the protein is encoded by the coding sequence ATGAACTCGAAGGAAACCCGTTCCAAATTTTTAGAATTTTTCAAGTCCAAACAGCACCTCATTGTTCCATCTGCGCCAATGGTTGTAAAAAACGATCCAACGCTGATGTTTACCAATAGCGGGATGGCTCCGTTCAAGGAATATTTCCTTGGAAACGGAAAACCAAAAAGCAACCGCATTGCCGATACACAGAAATGTCTGCGCGTAAGCGGTAAGCACAACGATTTGGAAGAGGTGGGAATGGATACCTACCACCACACAATGTTTGAAATGCTGGGCAACTGGAGTTTTGGCGATTATTTTAAAAAAGAAGCTATCGAATGGGCGTGGGAGCTTTTGACCGAAGTTTATAAAATTGATAAGGAAATTCTATACGTGACCATTTTTGAAGGCGATGAAAGTGAAGGTTTGGAGCGCGATACCGAAGCCTACAATTTTTGGAAACAATTTGTTCCCGAAGACCGAATTTTAAACGGAAATAAGAAGGATAATTTTTGGGAAATGGGCGATCAAGGTCCGTGCGGTCCCTGTAGCGAAATACACGTGGATATTCGCTCTGCGGAAGAAAAAGCAAAAATTCCCGGAAAGGATTTGGTGAACAACGACCATCCACAAGTGGTTGAAATCTGGAACTTAGTTTTTATGCAATTCAACCGAAAAGCAAACGGCAGTCTTGAAAAATTGCCCGCACAGCACGTAGATACGGGTATGGGCTTTGAAAGGTTGTGTATGGTGTTGCAGGGTAAACAAAGCAACTATGACACCGATGTTTTTATGCCACTGATTCGCGAAATAGAAACAATTACAGATTCTAAATACGGAAAAAACGAAAAGAAAGACATCGCAACCCGTGTTATTGCAGACCACGTTCGCGCGGTTGCATTTTCAATTGCAGATGGACAACTTCCGAGCAATACGGGAGCGGGTTACGTGATCCGAAGAATTTTAAGAAGGGCAATCCGCTACGGATTTACGTTTTTGGACAAAAAAGAACCTTTCATTTATAAATTGATTGACACATTAAGCGCGCAAATGGGCGATGCTTTCCCAGAATTGATTAATGAAAAGAACCTGATCACAAACGTAATTCGTGAAGAAGAACAATCGTTTTTGCGTACCCTTGATCAAGGTTTGGTTTTGCTTGAAAATGTTATTGAAACTGCTGATTCAAAGGAAATTTCAGGCAAAAAAGCATTTGAACTTTACGATACTTTCGGTTTTCCGATAGATTTAACGGCCTTGATTCTTCGCGAACGCGGTTATTCACTAAACGAAAAAGAATTTGACGCTGAACTTCAGCAACAAAAAGATCGTTCCCGCGCCGCAACAAAAGTGGAAACTGGTGATTGGGTAGTTTTGGAGAAAGATGACGTGGAGGAATTTGTGGGCTACGATACCTTGGAAACACAGGTGCGGATTACAAAATATCGCAAAGTGGAAAGTAAAAAGGAAGGCGAAATGTACCAATTGGTTTTCAACCTAACGCCTTTTTATCCCGAAGGTGGAGGCCAAGTGGGCGATAAAGGGTATTTGGAAGCTGCCGATGGTGGGGTAACTTATATTTTGGATACCAAAAAAGAGAACAATTTAATAATCCATTTCACAAAAACACTTCCGCGAAATGTTGAAACTACTTTTAAAGCGGTGGTTGATGAAAAACAACGAAACCGAACTGCATCAAACCACACCGCAACGCACTTGCTGCACCAAGGATTGCGAAATATTCTTGGCGAGCACGTTGCGCAAAAGGGAAGTATGGTCCACAGCCGGAATCTGCGTTTTGATTTTTCGCATTTTGCAAAAGTTAGCGATGAGGAATTGAAACAGGTTGAAGATTTTGTAAATGCAAGAATCCGCGAGGGAATTGCGTTGGAAGAAAGACGAAATATCCCGTACCAACAAGCTATTGACGAAGGTGCCATAGCACTTTTCGGTGAAAAATATGGCGATAGTGTGCGTGCAATAAAATTTGGAAAGTCGATGGAACTTTGCGGAGGTACACACGTGCCGAATACAAATGATATTTGGCATTTTATAATTACTTCCGAAGGGGCGGTTGCATCTGGAATTAGAAGGATTGAAGCAATTACTGGCGATGCTGCAAAACAATATTTTATTGATAGGAGTGAATCATTCGCATTGCTTCAAAAAGCGTTGAACAATGCACAAGATCCTGTGAAAGCTGTGGAAAGTTTACAGGAAGAAAATAGCAATTTGCAAAAACAAATTCAGCAATTGTTAAAGGATAAAGCGAAGAATCTAAAAGGCGAATTAAAAGCTGAAATTGCGCAAATAAACGGTGTGAATTTCCTTGCAAAAAAAATTGATTTGGATGCTGGCGGAATGAAGGATTTGGCTTTTGAAATGGGCGGCGAAACTGAAAATCTGTTTTTGGTTTTTGGTGCCGAACACGACGGAAAAGCGTTGTTGGCTTGCTATATTTCAAAGGAATTGGCTACTGGAAAAAAGCTGGATGCCGGAAAAATCGTCCGCGAACTTGGGAAATGTATCCAAGGCGGCGGAGGCGGACAACCCTTCTTTGCCACGGCTGGCGGAAAAAATCCTGCAGGGATTGAAGAAGCTCTGGAAAAAGCAAAGGATTTTTTGAAATAA
- a CDS encoding GSCFA domain-containing protein, with product MKLQTEIPLKPEENQIDYSSKILLLGSCFSENIGGKFDYYKFQNLQNPFGVIFNPVSNEKFIVRAIDNVSFSEEDIFQHNEVWKCFESHSELSALDKNEFLENLNSALQKLREALFSSTHIIFTFGTAWVYREIERNEIVANCHKLPQKNFTKELLSIEEISESLQNIYSKISEINPEATIINTVSPVRHIKDGFAENSLSKAHLLSAIHNFKNQQSKTSNQHSHYFPSFEIMMDELRDYRFYAEDMLHPNKTAIEIIWQKFSKVWISSETETLQKEIASIQNGLKHRPLNPESTEHLQFSEKLQQKISSVKKQFPHINF from the coding sequence TTGAAATTACAAACCGAAATACCATTAAAACCCGAAGAAAATCAAATAGATTATTCATCGAAGATTCTTTTATTGGGAAGTTGTTTTTCGGAAAATATTGGAGGGAAGTTTGATTATTACAAATTCCAAAATCTGCAGAATCCTTTTGGAGTAATCTTCAATCCTGTTTCCAATGAAAAATTCATTGTTCGCGCAATTGATAACGTTTCTTTTTCCGAAGAGGATATTTTTCAGCACAACGAAGTTTGGAAATGTTTTGAAAGCCATTCCGAGCTTTCCGCTTTGGATAAAAACGAATTTTTAGAAAATCTTAATTCAGCGCTACAAAAACTTCGCGAAGCACTTTTTTCTTCAACCCATATTATTTTCACATTTGGAACTGCGTGGGTTTACAGGGAAATAGAAAGGAACGAAATAGTGGCCAATTGCCATAAACTTCCACAGAAAAATTTTACGAAAGAGTTACTTTCAATCGAGGAAATTTCAGAAAGTCTACAAAACATTTACAGTAAAATTTCAGAAATAAATCCGGAAGCAACGATAATAAATACCGTTTCTCCAGTGCGTCATATTAAAGATGGTTTCGCGGAAAACTCCCTTAGTAAAGCACATTTACTTTCTGCAATCCACAACTTCAAAAATCAGCAATCAAAAACCAGCAATCAACATTCCCATTATTTTCCTTCTTTTGAAATTATGATGGACGAGCTGCGCGATTATCGTTTTTATGCCGAAGATATGCTTCACCCAAACAAAACGGCCATAGAAATCATTTGGCAAAAATTTTCAAAGGTTTGGATTTCTTCAGAAACAGAAACGCTTCAAAAAGAAATTGCCTCCATTCAAAATGGTTTAAAACATAGACCTTTGAACCCGGAAAGCACTGAACATCTTCAATTTTCGGAAAAGCTGCAACAGAAAATTTCTTCAGTTAAGAAACAATTTCCGCACATAAACTTTTAA
- a CDS encoding DUF6252 family protein: MKTFKKSILVLMAIVAVSLTSCKKDDDGGDDPQGGSGTFTAKVDGNNFSGMQGTVVARVTNSGAGQAIAISGGTEQSENLQIILTSFDGEGSYDLNFVNIGTYSYLPDPSNPDPNTVVVYSTVGTGQGNNGTINISSYDGNTIKGTFNFTGYNLNNTSESVSVTDGQFNIEVTNQ; the protein is encoded by the coding sequence ATGAAAACATTTAAAAAATCTATTTTAGTATTAATGGCAATTGTTGCCGTAAGTTTAACTTCTTGTAAAAAAGACGACGATGGCGGCGATGACCCACAAGGTGGTTCAGGGACTTTTACCGCAAAAGTTGATGGAAACAACTTTTCAGGAATGCAAGGAACAGTAGTTGCGAGAGTAACAAACTCTGGTGCTGGACAGGCGATTGCCATTAGTGGTGGAACTGAACAGTCTGAAAACCTACAAATTATTCTCACAAGTTTTGACGGTGAGGGTAGCTACGATTTGAATTTTGTTAATATAGGCACCTATAGTTATTTGCCAGATCCAAGTAATCCAGATCCTAATACAGTAGTTGTTTATTCAACTGTTGGAACCGGACAAGGAAACAATGGTACGATAAACATTTCCAGTTACGACGGAAATACAATTAAGGGTACGTTTAATTTTACTGGTTATAATTTGAACAACACCAGCGAGAGTGTTTCAGTAACCGATGGACAGTTTAATATTGAAGTGACCAATCAGTAA
- a CDS encoding tetratricopeptide repeat-containing sensor histidine kinase has translation MFRFLLFLPVLMNFTATYSQSKKTIDSINTLYVQGLNIPQDSIVALFQQNLKDAEKISYELGMAGAHSQLSLVYAYQGKYEESTKSSIEGIKIYEKLNQLDRVADYYAEMGYSMKYRDMEKALYYMQKGKAIAEANNFENELKDIYNNYGVLKEINKELDSALFYFEKGLQIKLKLNDTIGIPYSWSNLAGVYGLQENFSKSREYFSKSLQQRLQWADSLGIAENYTQLGEVFVAEQKWRNAIPLVHKSLPISKKKQYQNLTQYNYKLLSDIYKKLKNTDSALYYFEQYAAIKDSVHGLKVQERIAALNVEFETEKKQNEILQQRAQLAEKDLEVRRKNTFIFGSLGLALILGLLGYLLYNQQKLRNRQLQKEGELKTALAKIETQNKLQEQRLRISRDLHDNIGAQLTFIISSIDNLKFGFTDISEKLGSKLSNISSFTQQTIYELRDTIWAMNKENITFEDLQARIANFIEHAKNASEKTDFSFNIEGNIDEAHVFSSVVGMNIYRIIQEAVNNALKYASADEIEVNISEKEAKYNIEITDDGIGFDQDNTELGNGLNNMKKRAREVGGTLQIKSSKKGTSVLLKVPK, from the coding sequence ATGTTTAGGTTTTTACTGTTTCTTCCGGTGCTAATGAATTTCACCGCCACGTATTCACAGAGCAAGAAAACAATTGATTCCATAAATACACTTTATGTCCAAGGGCTCAATATTCCACAAGATTCCATTGTTGCACTTTTTCAACAAAACCTAAAAGATGCCGAGAAAATTTCCTATGAATTAGGAATGGCAGGCGCACATTCACAACTGAGTTTGGTGTATGCCTACCAAGGAAAATATGAGGAAAGCACCAAAAGTTCCATTGAAGGGATAAAGATTTATGAAAAACTAAACCAACTGGACCGAGTTGCTGATTATTATGCCGAAATGGGCTATAGCATGAAGTACCGTGATATGGAAAAGGCACTTTACTACATGCAAAAAGGAAAGGCCATTGCTGAAGCCAATAATTTTGAGAATGAACTAAAGGATATTTATAACAACTACGGCGTTTTGAAAGAAATAAATAAAGAGCTGGATAGCGCTCTTTTCTATTTTGAAAAAGGCTTACAAATAAAACTGAAGCTCAACGACACCATAGGCATACCCTATAGTTGGAGTAATTTGGCCGGCGTGTATGGCTTGCAGGAAAATTTTTCAAAATCGAGGGAATATTTCAGCAAATCCCTTCAGCAACGATTGCAATGGGCAGATTCATTGGGCATTGCTGAAAATTATACACAGTTGGGTGAAGTTTTTGTTGCAGAGCAAAAATGGCGCAACGCAATTCCGCTAGTACATAAATCTTTACCTATTTCAAAAAAGAAACAGTATCAAAATCTCACACAGTATAACTACAAGCTGCTTTCAGATATTTATAAAAAATTAAAAAATACAGATTCGGCTTTGTATTATTTTGAACAATATGCTGCGATAAAAGATAGTGTACACGGACTGAAGGTGCAGGAGCGAATCGCGGCCTTAAACGTGGAATTTGAAACAGAAAAAAAACAAAACGAAATACTGCAACAGCGTGCCCAGCTTGCCGAAAAGGATTTGGAGGTACGTCGTAAAAACACTTTTATTTTTGGGAGCCTCGGGCTGGCATTGATTCTTGGCCTGCTCGGCTATTTGCTTTACAATCAGCAAAAACTTAGAAACCGTCAGCTTCAAAAAGAAGGTGAATTGAAAACCGCTTTGGCAAAAATTGAGACACAAAATAAACTGCAGGAGCAACGTTTACGAATATCCCGTGATCTTCACGACAATATTGGCGCACAGCTTACTTTTATCATTTCCAGCATTGATAATTTAAAATTTGGCTTTACGGATATAAGTGAAAAATTAGGCAGCAAACTCAGTAATATCAGCAGTTTCACACAGCAAACTATTTATGAGCTGCGCGATACCATTTGGGCGATGAATAAGGAAAATATAACCTTTGAAGATCTTCAGGCTCGTATCGCCAACTTTATAGAGCACGCAAAAAACGCCTCAGAAAAGACTGATTTTTCGTTTAATATAGAAGGAAATATTGATGAAGCACATGTTTTTTCTTCCGTAGTGGGAATGAATATTTACAGAATTATTCAAGAGGCTGTTAACAATGCCTTGAAATATGCTTCTGCAGATGAAATTGAAGTTAATATATCTGAAAAGGAGGCCAAATATAATATTGAAATTACTGATGATGGAATTGGGTTTGACCAGGATAATACTGAGCTCGGCAATGGATTAAATAATATGAAAAAACGTGCTAGGGAAGTTGGAGGCACGCTTCAAATTAAATCCTCAAAAAAGGGAACTTCAGTTTTGCTGAAGGTACCGAAATGA
- a CDS encoding response regulator — translation MLKVAIVDDNTFLINAVKEKLSFFDDVSVKHTSMNGTELLTKLEENHNLDLILMDIEMPVLSGIETTQIVKQKYPHIKIIMLTAFDNDEHIFNAIKAGADGYLLKEINPKDLYEGIKETLNGGAAMNPSIAMKTLKLLRNPIDIQNPRDQEEISLSTREVEVLEQLSKGLSYTVIADHLFLSPSTVRKHIENIYKKLQVHSKIEAVQKAKNHNII, via the coding sequence ATGCTTAAAGTTGCAATAGTTGACGACAACACTTTTCTTATAAATGCCGTGAAGGAAAAACTCTCTTTTTTTGATGATGTTTCCGTGAAGCACACTTCCATGAACGGCACCGAATTACTAACAAAATTGGAAGAAAACCACAACCTAGATTTAATTTTGATGGATATTGAAATGCCCGTGCTGAGCGGTATTGAAACCACTCAAATCGTAAAGCAGAAATACCCACACATAAAAATAATCATGCTCACGGCTTTTGATAACGATGAGCATATTTTCAATGCAATAAAGGCTGGCGCTGATGGATATTTGCTTAAGGAAATCAATCCAAAGGATTTATACGAGGGCATAAAGGAAACCTTAAACGGCGGGGCTGCAATGAATCCCTCCATCGCAATGAAAACCTTAAAATTGCTCCGAAACCCGATAGATATACAAAATCCTCGCGACCAAGAAGAAATATCACTTTCCACACGCGAGGTGGAGGTTTTGGAACAACTCAGCAAAGGTTTGAGCTATACAGTTATTGCTGATCATCTTTTCCTTTCGCCCAGCACCGTGCGCAAACACATTGAAAATATCTACAAAAAACTGCAGGTACATAGCAAGATAGAAGCTGTTCAAAAGGCTAAAAACCATAATATCATTTAA
- the metK gene encoding methionine adenosyltransferase translates to MAYLFTSESVSEGHPDKVADQISDALLDNFLAFDPESKVACETLVTTGQVVLAGEVKSNTYLDVQNIARDVINKIGYTKGEYKFSGDSCGVISLIHEQSQDINQGVDRENKEEQGAGDQGMMFGYATKETENYMPLALDISHKILIELAALRRENSEIKYLRPDSKSQVTIEYSDDNIPQKIVAIVVSTQHDEFDEDEPMLKKIKKDIVEILIPRVKKLLPEYVQKLYNDDIVYHINPTGKFVIGGPHGDTGLTGRKIIVDTYGGKGAHGGGAFSGKDPSKVDRSAAYAARHIAKNLVAAGVADEVLVQVSYAIGVVEPTSILVNTYNSKNVNLSDGEIAKKISEIFNMRPAAIEKRLKLRNPIYSETASYGHMGREPQVITKTFESPYNGQITKEVELFTWEKLDYVDKVKEAFQLK, encoded by the coding sequence AGACAAAGTTGCGGATCAAATAAGCGATGCGCTTTTGGATAACTTTTTAGCATTCGACCCTGAAAGTAAAGTTGCTTGCGAGACTTTAGTAACAACCGGACAGGTCGTTTTGGCGGGCGAAGTGAAGAGCAATACCTACCTTGACGTTCAAAATATTGCGCGTGATGTAATTAATAAAATTGGTTACACAAAGGGCGAATATAAATTCAGTGGGGACTCTTGCGGTGTTATTTCGTTAATTCACGAACAATCCCAGGACATCAATCAGGGTGTGGATCGTGAAAACAAGGAAGAACAGGGTGCTGGCGACCAAGGAATGATGTTTGGTTACGCCACAAAGGAAACTGAAAACTATATGCCGTTGGCGTTGGATATTTCACATAAAATTTTGATTGAATTGGCTGCCCTTCGCCGTGAAAATTCTGAAATAAAATATTTGCGCCCAGACTCAAAAAGTCAGGTTACCATTGAATACAGCGACGATAATATTCCGCAGAAAATCGTGGCAATTGTTGTTTCCACACAGCACGACGAGTTTGATGAAGACGAGCCAATGTTGAAAAAAATAAAAAAAGATATAGTTGAGATTTTAATTCCGAGAGTAAAGAAGCTTTTGCCGGAATATGTTCAGAAACTGTACAATGACGATATTGTTTATCACATAAATCCAACTGGAAAATTTGTAATTGGTGGGCCCCACGGCGATACCGGTTTAACTGGCAGAAAAATTATAGTAGACACTTACGGCGGAAAAGGAGCCCACGGCGGCGGCGCTTTCAGCGGAAAAGACCCGAGTAAAGTGGATAGAAGTGCGGCCTATGCTGCACGGCATATTGCGAAAAACCTTGTTGCAGCCGGTGTTGCAGATGAAGTTTTAGTGCAGGTTTCTTACGCAATTGGCGTTGTGGAACCAACTTCAATTTTGGTGAATACATACAATTCTAAAAATGTTAATTTGTCTGACGGCGAAATCGCAAAAAAGATTTCAGAAATTTTCAATATGCGTCCTGCTGCTATTGAAAAAAGGTTGAAATTGAGAAACCCAATTTATTCCGAAACCGCTTCTTACGGGCATATGGGAAGAGAACCACAAGTTATTACCAAGACTTTTGAAAGCCCCTACAATGGACAGATTACAAAGGAAGTGGAACTTTTTACTTGGGAAAAGTTAGATTATGTTGATAAGGTGAAGGAAGCTTTTCAACTTAAATAA